The Gemmatimonadota bacterium nucleotide sequence CGCGATGTACAAGAGAAGTGCCAATGCGATGGCGGCAATGCCAATCACCAGGATGATTTGCTTGTTGTTGTTCACGAGGTACCTCCTGAAAAAGAGACGGTTGCAAAAAATGGGTGTTGGAGAGCAAGGGATTTTCTATGGGGCTGTCTCTGCTCTGAATTATTTGCGTGGTGAAACTGTGTGGTCCTCCCTTTATTATGGTGTTATTACGGTTTCGCGGTTGGGAAACCCGCCGCCCAATGCGAGGTGAAGGTCAATGCGCGCCTGGAGTCGTTGCTGGCGCACAACGAGCAATTGGCTTTCGGTCAGGTAAGCCGTGTTGCGTGTTTGAAGCACGGTCAACAGGTCTATAAGCCCTCTGTAATATCTATCTTCTGCCAATCGGCGCGCTTCCCTCGCCTGTTCAGCGGCGGTTTCCAGAGCGGTCTGGCGTTTTGCCAGATGCGCTTCTGCTGAAAGTGCATTTTCAACTTCGCCATATGCTTGCAAAACGGTTTGGGCAAATAGTGCGGCGGCTTCGTTTTCCCTGGCACTTGCCAGGTCTATGTTGCCCTGTATGCGCCCGCCCTGTAAGAGGGGTTGTGTGAGGTTGCCGATCAGGCTCCACACGCTGAAGTCCCCATTGAGCAGGTTGCCCAATGCGTCGGTGCTGGTTCCGCCCGAAGCGGTCAGGCTGATGCGCGGATAACGCAGGCGTTTGGCGGCTTTGTGATTGGCCTGAGACGCGGCAAATTGGCGTTCAATAGCAATGAGGTCGGGGCGTCGAGAAATGAGATCTGCCGGAAGGCCCGCGGGCACTGGATTTGGCACCCGGGGAAGGTCGCCAGCTATGGCGAATGTGCCTGAGGGATAGCGACCGATGAGCACTTCGAGTTGGCGAATAGCCATTTCATAGCGTTGTTCGCGCTGGTGCAGGCGGTCTTGCGATAGCGCGAGTTCCGATTGGCTCTGGCGCATGTCGAGCGAGGGCCGCACCCCGCGTTCGTAGCGCGTGCGTACTTGTTTGTGGTTGGTGAGGCTATTTTCGTACGTTGCCTGCGCGAGTTCGAGTTGGCGCCTGGCTTCGATGGTGGCAAACCACGCTTTGGCGGTTTGTGCCGCCAGTGACATGCGCGCGCCTCGATACATAGCCTGTGTGGCTTGATAGGTGGCCTGTGCAGCCGCAGCACTTGCGCCAAGCCGGCCCCAGAGGTCGATTTCCCACGCGGCATTGATGGAAACGCCATAGGTGGTGTTGGTGTTTGAGAGTACCTCTCCAGGCGCCTGACCGGGGAAGGGAAATCCGATGAAGTTTTGTTTGCGTCTCAATCCCGATGATCCCGCGCTGAGTTGTGGGTATAGGGGTGCGCCGGCCAATTTGGCCTGTGCGCGTGCGGCTTTGAGACGCGCTGCAGCAGCGTGCAGGTTGTGGTTGTATGCGAGTGCTTGCGCGATTAAGCTGTCGAGACGGCTATCGTTAAATGTCGCCCACCAGAGGGTGTCTGCAGGTGTTGTTGTGGCGGTTTCTGTCTGATAAGCACGAGGTGGCTGGACAGGGGATTGTTGCACGCGAGGCGCTGAAGCACAAGCTATCATGAGAGCAAAGCAGAGTGTAAAGAAGTGCCAGGCCGGGTGGGTACTCATTCTCGATCTCCTGAATGAATCTGACTGCTGATTGCGCTTATCATAAAGAAACTTTTATTTTTGTCAATATATATCGCAATCGGAGAGGATTAGCTTATGGCGACGCATTGTTTTGCGGGCATACTCGAAAGCACGTCGGTCAATATAGGATTGACACTGGGATCGGGGCAGGTGTTTCGGTGGGGACGAGATGTCGATGGGTGGTGGAAGGGTATTGCTTATGGCGTGGTTGTGCACCTGAGACAGATGGGAGACCAGATCCAATATCGCGCGTCGTCTGAGCGGGTGGCTACATACTGCGGGGAGATGGCGATTGATGATTTTTTGAGGTGGTATTTAAGATTGGATCACATGCCTCGGATCAGGGTGCCGCGCGGGGATACCTATTTGCGAAAGGCGCGAGATTTGTTGAAGGGGTTGCAATTTGTTCGCCAGGATCCATTCGAGTGTATTATTTCTTATGTTCTCTCGGTTCAAGCACATATGTCGTTGACTAAAAAGCGGATCGGATTTATTGCGCGAACTCTGGGCGAGAGACAGGTTTTTGAGGGCGAGACTTACTGGACATTTCCAGAACCCGATGCCCTATCTGAGTTGGACAGCGAATTTTACAGGCGTTACCGTTTTGGCTGGCGTTCGGAGCGGGTGGCAGAAACTGCGCGGTTTATCGCCGGGGCGGTGAGCGATGGGGCAGACCTGGATACCTGGCGGTGTATTTCCGATGAATTGCACGCGCTGTCCGGCAGTGGGGTTGGTATTAAGGTGGCGCGGTGTATTGATCTGTTCGCACTGGATCGGCTCTATGCTGTTCCGGTTGATACATGGGTGCGAAAATTTGCCCGAGAATGGTACGGTGTAACGGGTTCAGATGCGAAGATATGCCAGTGGGGTGAGGCGCGATGGGGTAAGTGGGCGGGCTATTGCAATGAGTATTTGTTCGCGTATTACCGCGAGTTGTATGGGCCAACGCTGTACGATCGAGTGCTTTCTTTTGATGCTTCTGATGAGGCTTCAGCGGTGATGCCGTTTGAAAATATGGGCTGATTGTTTTTACTCTCTCGCGTATTTGGGGTTGCCAAAGCCGTCGTTGACGATGTGAGAGCGGGCGGGGATTTCGGATTTTTCGGGAATGATGAGGTCCAGTTCGGTGCTGTTTTCAACAATTGTGCCGTCGCCCACGCGCACGTGATCTCCAAGGATGATTTTTCCCGGATCGCGGGAACCAGAGCGCACGGTGCCGAGCACGACTGACGATGCGATTTGACAGTCTGTGCCCGTTTCGACAAAACCGTAGATGTCTGTGCCGCTGCCAATTGTGGATCGGTCGCCAATGACGACGGGACCGAGCAAGGTGGCATCTGTGCCAATTCTTACGAAATTGCCAATGGTGGGATGTCGTTGCCGCGCTCTTCCTGTCAGTCCGCCGAGCGTGCAGGGGTAGATGATGCATCCGTAGCCTATGATGCCGGTTTGACCGGTTGTGAGGCCGCGGTGAGGGTGTTCGAGAAAGTTGGCGTCTGCAATGGTGGTTTCCGGGTGAAGGTCGGCCTGATAATAGCGCCCGCCGAGTTCTGAAATGGCACGGGGCAGGAGGGGGATGGGTGTGCAGTTAAAATTTTCGACCACGCCGGTTTGTGTGAGGGCATTGGCGATGTCGTGATAAAACAGGACGCGCCATCCGGGATAGGCACTGGCGACGAGTTGCATCTGATATGCGAAGACAGATTGCAGGCCTTTTTCGGCGAGGAATGCTTCGTAGAGATCAAAGTCGCGCGCTTCAATGGCTTTGTCAATGATGGGTGCAAATGCGAAGGCGGCGAGGTCGCTGTCATCCAGGTTGTGTATTTTGCGTGAATACGCATCCCACACGGCGGGATCTTTGAGCGATGCAAAGCGGTTCCAGAGTGCGCGGGTTTTGAGTTGGGGCAGCCGAGAAATGAGCGCGAAGGCCGATTGTAGCGCCACGTCTTCTATAGGACCGTTTTCGTCTTGCGCAGCTTGAAGCGATTGGTAGATCATGGCGTAGAGTTGGTCGGCAATTTCTTCGATGTTTTCAGTCAGGGTCGCCTGCGCAGCCTGGGACGCATTGTGGGAGCCTGGTGCGACGCATTCGAGCATGTTGCCGAGGACGGTTTCGAGGAGATCGCGATTGACAAAACCGCGACCCGATCGTTGCGAGAGAATCCCGCGGTTGATGGGGTCAATGCGCAGAGCAGCCAGTTCTTCTGCTGTGTAAATCGGTCGAATTTGTTCGATTACTTTTTCGAGGAGCGGGCGTTTGCGGTTTGCATACGCGGCGTCGAATAAGGTGGTGTTGTTCAAAGAAAATTCCTTTGTGATCCTGTTTGTTCAACTTCCGGTGGAGCGATAATGACGCACACCGATTTTCCATATCTGTAGGGTAATAATGAGGAATATGACGCAAATCAGGGGCGCGACCCACTGCAAGATGGCGGGCAATCCCATGGGGTCGCCGCGTTCGAGGATTGCCAGCGTTGGTAGGTAATTTACACACGCGAGGGGTATGATGTAAGTAAAAAATTTGCGAAACCAGATGCGGTAGATGGGCAAAGGGTACTGTGCGGTCTCCACACCGCCGTAAGTCATGGTGTTCATGAGTTCGAGAGATTCGGTGGTCCAAAACGCAATGGTGGCTTGTATGACCATGAGGCCAATAAAGAGACAAGCGCCTCCAAATATGGCGGTGGAGACGAGATAGATTTTTGGTACAGACCACGCGATGTCAAGGGTGTAGCTTGCCCAGGAGAAGACAGCGATGCCCTGGAGCAGGCGGCCAATGCGGCGGAGGGTGAGTTCATAGCCTGCGAGTTGCAGAGCGGTGCTGCGGGGGCGAAGCAAGAGGCGGTCGAAGTCGCCGCTTTTGACCATGGTGCCGAATATGTCGAAGCCGCGCGAGGCTGCGTCGGCAAAAGCGAAGGAGATGTTGATGAGGCCGTAGAGAAAGGCCACTTCGGGGAGGGTCCAGCCCTGGATGTGTTTGAATCGCGCGAAGAGAGAGGCGATGGCGAGAAATTCGACGCCGGTGGTGAGGAAATGTCCAAATGAGAGCATGATGAATGACGCGCGATATTGCATTTGGCTGCGGACAGATTGGCTGAGATAGTGGATGTAGAGGCGAAGCGCGTTGGCCATCGCATTATCCTCCTTGTGCGACAAGGCGGCGAATACCGCGGGTGAGGATGAGGTGCCCGGCAATGATCAGCGCAATCAGATAGGCGATTTGAAACGGCAGGTGATACCAGATTTGTTCTGGTGGGATGTGGCCCATGTAGAAGCGGAAGGGGATGTCCATGAGGTATCGAAATGGGAGGATGTTGATGGCTGCCTGTGCCCAGTCGGGAAAAAAGAGCAAGGGAATGATGATGCCGCTGAAGAGCCAGGTCAAACTACTCAGGAGTACGCCCAGGCCCTCGCCAGATATGGTCCACAAGAGGGCAATGGTCAGGAGATTGGTGATGGCTGCACTGATGAGGACGGCAAAGAGCATCGATACGAGCCAGGCACATGTGGCCGGGATATTGGGAGGCATTTGCAGGCTGAAGAAGAGACTGGCTGTGATGAACATGGGGAGAGCGCGGAAGACGCCTGGCGCAGTGCGTTGTGCTATGGCGCGACTGTACCAGAAGAAATACAGGTTGGTCGGGCGCACGAGTTCATAGACGACATTGCCCGAACGCACCATGGCGCGCACGTCGGGGTCGGCACCCTGGTAGGGAATGAGAACGAGAAATGCCTGGCCGAGCCATATATAGGTGATAACCTCATCAGCGGTCATGGGTTGTGGCGCGGTGGTTGATCTGTAGAAGGCTTCAAAGATCATGACGCGGATGAGGCCCCAGAAGAGTTGGGTGCCGAATCCCGCGAATGCCGCGGCGCGGTATTGCAAGAGGGTGCGAAATCTGGCGGAGAGGACAGCTATGTACGATTTGATAGCCAGCGATGATGTGCGGTTAGCGATTTTCGGCATAGAGACGCGAGATGATTTCTTCGATGGGGGTGTTTTCGACAAAGAGGTCGCGCACGGGGTGCTGCGCCGTGATGCGGGCGATCAGGTCTGCCGTGGCAACGCGGTCGGGGTCAAATGTGAGGTGTACGCGGTGTCCGTCGCGCAATACGACAGATGCATCGGGATCGGTGATGTCTTCTGTGCCTTCGAGATCGACGATGAGGCGGCGCTCTGTGGTGACGCGAGCGCGAAGGTTTTCGAGCGGGCCATCGGATAGTATCTGGCCCTGTCCGATGACCATTACCCGCGTGCAGAGGGCTTCGATGTCGTCCAGGTCGTGGGTGGTGAGGATGACGGTGACATCGCGCTCCTGGTTGAGGCGTTTGATGAAGTCGCGCACGGCGAGTTTGGAGACGACGTCGAGGCCAATTGTCGGTTCGTCTAAGAAGAGGATTGATGGATGGTGTATGAGAGCAGCGGCGAGGTCACAGCGCATGCGCTGGCCCAGGCTGAGCTGGCGCACAGGTATGTCGAGAAGCGATTCGAGATCGAGAATGGCGATCATTTCGTCGCGGGTTTGCGCGTATTGGTGATGATCGACGCGATAGATGTCTCGGAGCAGGTCAAAAGATTCGATGACGGGCAGGTCCCACCACAATTGCGTGCGTTGCCCAAAGACCACGCCGATTTGTGCGACGTGGGCGATGCGTTCTTTCCAGGGGATGCGACCGAGGATTTCACAGCGGCCAGAATCGGGTACGAGGATGCCGGATAATACTTTGACGGTGGTGGATTTGCCCGCGCCATTGGGACCGATATAACCGATGAGTTCGCCGGGTTCAATTGCGAAGGAGATACCGTCGAGGGCAGTTATCTGGCGGTAGTTGCGATGCATGACGCCGCGTAGCGCACCCCACACACCGGGCTGGCGTTGGGCGATTTGGAAGGTTTTGACGAGGTTTTCGACAATGATGTGGGGCATGGCGCAATATGCAGGGTTTACATTTCTTCGTGTCTATTAGACGGGTATCTCGGCGGGTGTGTTTTGATTTGTGGGAATTTTTTTAACTGGACGAATCCCGCGAGCTATGGTTTTGCATGAAAATAGCGTGCCCGATTCGTACGTACAGAATCGGGCACGCGCTTTTGTAGAGATGGAATCCAGATATTTACTGCGTGGTCTGGTAATACGGGTTGGTGCCTTCGGCGTGGTCTGTGATATCGCGGATGTTTGCAATTTCGGGAACGGCTTCTTTGATCATGACTTCCACGCCCTGTTTGAGGGTGACATCGACCATCCCACAGCCCTGACATCCGCCGCCAAATTGGAGAAAGGCCGTGTCTTCTTTTACATCGACCAGTGATACGTGACCGCCGTGTGCAGCAATGCCCGGGTTGATTTTTTCGTCAATTACCATTTGGATTTTTTCGGCCACGCTGCCTTTGAGGTGTGGTGGAACTTTGTGCGGGTTGTCAATTTTGAAGCCGCGTCCCATCAGGCCATCGACAAAATCGAGCGTGATGTCCTGGGTATAAGGCACGCTGTTTTCGTCAATGTAAATGTCGAAGCCGTCGTATGGTATCGCGGTGTCGCGGTCGGTGTCCTGTCCTTCGGCCACGAAAGCGAGTCGGTAGTTGGCCTGCAGGGGCGATGTTGCCTCGGCGGTGATGCGCACGCCTGTAATCACCTGTTCTTGCTCGTTTATCAAGCGGGTGATTTCTGTTTGTGCGACGTCTGTGACGGTGATGTCCATGAAGTTTCTCCTGTATGGGGCGGGTTTTAAACCCGCCCGTACTAGATTTTACGGCATTGTGACTTGTAAGAGTTCGTCTGCTTTGTGCGCGAGATGATTTTCAAGCTGGTGCCCATCTCCCATCAGGTCTTGCAATGTAATGCGGTCGAGCATCTGGTCAACCACAAATTGGATGGCGTTCCAGAGGGAGCGAATTGAGCAATCGACAGAATGTGTGCAGCATTCTTCATAGCCGGTGTGTTCATCGCAAAAGCCGTCGTTGAAGAACGGGTCGCCGAGGGCACCGAGTACATCGGAGATCAGGATTTCACTTGCGGGACGAGCCAATTTATACCCGCCGGCTTGACCGCGTACACTTTCGACGAGGTCGCCCAGGCGCAAGAGGCGAACGAGCTTGCCGACATGGGCGGTGGATAATCCTTCGGCGCGGCTGATTTCGGGAATCGAAATGCTACCGCCGGTTTCAGATGCGCGCTGTGCTACCTGCATGAGACAGCGGAGGCCGTATTCTTCTTGTGTGCTCAATTTCATAAAAGAACCTTTTCAGTGAGAGGCACTGTCAAAACATGCCCAATTCGAGTTTGGCCGCTTCTGACATGCGTTCTGGCGTCCAGGGAGGGTCGAATACGAGGTCGAGTTTGACATCGTAAACGCCTTCGGCAGATCGGGCTGCGGATTCGACCTGTCCGGGCAAAATACCCGCGGCGGGACAATTGGGGGCTGTGAGTGTCATTTGGACGTAGGTATTGCCGTCTTCTTCTACTTTGATTTCGTAGATGAGGCCCAGTTCGTAAATGTCAACGGGGATTTCTGGATCATATACTGTTTTGAGTGCTTTTACGATTTCTTCTTTTACGGCTTCGGTGTCGATGGGGCCTTCTGGCGGGGATTTTTCGGGCGGTGATTCCGGGGCTTCAATATCGTGAACTTCTTCAGTATGGTCGGAATCATTGTTGGACGGTGCGTCTGTGTCTTTGCGGAAAATGTTCAGGAGGCTCATGTGTCATCTCTCTGTTGTTATGGGGGTTTGGACATTGTCTATGGCTGCCCGAAGCGCGTGCCACGATAGGGTCGCGCATTTGATGCGGGTGGGATAGTCGCGCACGCCGGCAAAAACAAATAGTTTGCCCATCTGATCAAGGCCGAGATTGCTGGATGGGTCGGTGAGCATCGCTTGAAAGTCTTTGAAATAGGTTTCTGTTTCGCCGAGGGTTTTGCCTTTGATGGTTTCGGTCATTAAAGAAGCCGATGCTTTGGAAATGGCGCATCCCGAACCCTGAAAGCCAATGTCTTTTATGCGGTCGCCGTGGAGTTGGAGATAGATCTGTACTTTATCGCCGCAAAGGGGATTATAGCCTTTGGCAAAGCGGTCTGCTGGATCGATTACGCGAAAATTTCTGGGGTTTTTGTTGTGATCCAGAATGAGTTGCTGGTAGAGTTCGCGCAAATCTGACATCAGCCAAAAATCTTTCGTACGCTGTGAAGGCCAGAGACCAGTGCGTCAATGTCTTCACGCGTGTTGTAAAATGCCAGGGAAGCGCGCGTTGCTGCGGGTATGTCGTAGTGTTTCATAATGGGTTGCGCGCAGTGGTGCCCGGCGCGAACGGCGACGCCGGCCTGGTCGAGAATGGTGCCCACATCGTGGGGATGAATATCGGAGAGGGTAAATGAGAGCACACCTACTTTGCGCTCGGCTGTGCCGATCAGATTGAGGTCCGGCACGTCGCGCAGTGCGTCGTGTGCGTATTCCAGCAGGTTGGCTTCGTATTTTGTTGCGCCATCAAAGTCGATGCTGTTGAGGTAATCAATGGCGGCACCCAGGCCAATACTGCCCGCGATATTGGGCGTTCCCGCTTCAAATTTGTTGGGCAAGTTTCCGTACGTAATATTGTCGAAGTCAACGCTCTGGATCATGCTGCCCCCACCCTGGTAGGGCGGCATGGTATCGAGATATGTTTCGCAGCCGTACAGGACGCCAATGCCCGTGGGTGCGAACATTTTGTGTCCCGAAAAGGTGTAGAACTCGCAGCCGATGGCGCGGACATCCACGCGCTGATGGGGCACGGCCTGTGCGCCATCGATATGTACGGGCACGCCGTGGGCGTGTGCGATTTGCACGATTTCTCGCACGGGATTGACTGTGCCGAGCACATTGGAGATGTGTACGATGGAGACGAGTTTTGTGCGCGAAGAGAAAAGGGTTTGATACGTGTCCATGCAGAGTTCGCCCCGGTCGTTCATGGGGATGACGCGCAGTTTGGCTCCCTTTTCCCGGCAGAGCATCCACCAGGGGACGATGTTGGAATGGTGCTCCATTTCGGTGATGATGATTTCGTCGCCCTCACCGATTTGCTCGCGTCCAAAGGTTTGTGCAATGAGATTGATGCCTTCGGTGGTTCCGCGCACAAAGATGATTTCTCTGTCTGTGGCCGCGTTGATAAAGGTCGCCACCTTTCTTCTGGCGGCTTCATAAGCATCGGTCGCTATTTGCGAGAGGTGGTGTACGCCTCTGTGTACATTGGCATTCTGGTCGGTGTAATAATGCGAGAGGGCATCGATGACCGCGCGGGGTTTTTGCGCTGTGGCGCCATTGTCGAGGTACACGAGCGGTTGGCCCTGCACTTGTTGGCCCAGGATGGGGAAGTCCGCGCGAATGCGGCGCACGTCAAAGGGCTGTGCCGGGCGCACGGCTGGCTCGGGCGGTTGGAGTGTTAAGATGTCCAGAGGCGAATTCATGCGATGTCCCTTGCATCGATGTGTTCGAGGCGGGTGTCGATTAAGTCGCTCAGGTGCGACCGCACGGGGGCGAGGGTCACGCGCCCGATAATGTCATCGGCAAAAGCGCGGAGCAAAATTTGCTTTGCCTCGGTTTTGGGAATGCCGCGCGCTTGCAGGTAAAAGAGCGCGTTTTCGTCGAGTTGCCCTATTGTTGCGCCATGCGAACACTTGACTTCATCGGCGTAGATTTCGAGTTGGGGTTTGGTGTTGACGCGCGCGTTGTCCGAAAGCAGAATATTTTCGTTTTGCTGGTAGGCATCGGTGTGTTGCGCTTTTTGATGGACGTGAATTTTTCCCCGAAAAATCGCGCGAGAAGATCCTCCCAAAATCCCTTTGTAGAGTTCGTGGCTGGGGCAATGGGGTTCGGCGTGTTCAAGCAGGGTGTAGTTATCGACTTGTTGGGATCCTTCGAGGGCATAAAATCCATTGACGGTGGCTTCACTGCCTTCGCCGCGCAGGTACGCGCTTACGTCGTTGCGAACAAATGCTCCGCCGAGCGTAAAATCGTGAAAGGTCATCCTGCTGCTGCGTCCGAGTTGTGCCTGAAAATTGGCGACGTGCAAACCCGCTGTGCCCTGCAATTCGAGGCGGATACAATTTACGCTGGCATTGTCGCGGGCTATGATTTCTGTGACTGCATTGGTAAAATAGGTCTCTGTGCCCGTTCCCGCATAGGTTTCAACAAGCGAAAGCTGACTGTTTTCATCCGCGATGATCAGGTTGCGCGGATGAGATATTGTGGGGATTTCTGACGCTGTTGTGATAAAGAGGATATGCACGGGAGCTTCGACTGTGATATTGCGCTGAACATGGATGAATACGCCATCGCGCATGAATGCCGTGTTGAGAGCGGTGAAGGCCAAATCTGTGGTTTGTGCGAGTTTGCCCAGGTGCGCTTTGACGAGTGGATGGTCGTAAACGTCGGCGAGGTTGGCAATGGTTATGCCTTCTGGTACGTCAGATGTGTGTTCTGGCGCGTAATGCCCATTGACGAATACGAGGCGGATGCCTTGCAGGTCGGGATAGATGAAGGGTTCCAGTTCTGCATCTGCAAGGGTGGCAGGGGCTGCAGGCTCAAAGTTGGTTCTGATGAGCGCAGATGGATTCACACTTTTCCAGGCTTCATCTGCTGTGGTGGGATATCCCAGGCGGTCAAAGTCGGCGATTGCCTGTTGGCGCAATGCTCGCAGTGGCTGGCCGTTGAGGCTGGATTCAAATTTTTGAATCCAGGATGTGTGATTAGACGCTGTGTGTCGCGTGTTCTTCTTTGATCCAGTCATAGCCTTTTTCTTCCAATTCCAGGGCGAGTGTTTTGTCGCCCGATTGCACGATGCGTCCGTCGAGCATAACGTGGACCATGTCGGGCACGATATTGTTGAGCAAGCGCTGATAGTGTGTGACCACAATGGTCGCTTTGTCCGCGCTGTGGAGTGTATTGACGCCGTTGGCAACAACGCGCAGGGCGTCGATATCGAGTCCGGAGTCGGTTTCGTCGAGTATGGCGAGGCGGGGT carries:
- a CDS encoding efflux transporter outer membrane subunit, coding for MSTHPAWHFFTLCFALMIACASAPRVQQSPVQPPRAYQTETATTTPADTLWWATFNDSRLDSLIAQALAYNHNLHAAAARLKAARAQAKLAGAPLYPQLSAGSSGLRRKQNFIGFPFPGQAPGEVLSNTNTTYGVSINAAWEIDLWGRLGASAAAAQATYQATQAMYRGARMSLAAQTAKAWFATIEARRQLELAQATYENSLTNHKQVRTRYERGVRPSLDMRQSQSELALSQDRLHQREQRYEMAIRQLEVLIGRYPSGTFAIAGDLPRVPNPVPAGLPADLISRRPDLIAIERQFAASQANHKAAKRLRYPRISLTASGGTSTDALGNLLNGDFSVWSLIGNLTQPLLQGGRIQGNIDLASARENEAAALFAQTVLQAYGEVENALSAEAHLAKRQTALETAAEQAREARRLAEDRYYRGLIDLLTVLQTRNTAYLTESQLLVVRQQRLQARIDLHLALGGGFPNRETVITP
- a CDS encoding ABC transporter permease, which translates into the protein MANALRLYIHYLSQSVRSQMQYRASFIMLSFGHFLTTGVEFLAIASLFARFKHIQGWTLPEVAFLYGLINISFAFADAASRGFDIFGTMVKSGDFDRLLLRPRSTALQLAGYELTLRRIGRLLQGIAVFSWASYTLDIAWSVPKIYLVSTAIFGGACLFIGLMVIQATIAFWTTESLELMNTMTYGGVETAQYPLPIYRIWFRKFFTYIIPLACVNYLPTLAILERGDPMGLPAILQWVAPLICVIFLIITLQIWKIGVRHYRSTGS
- a CDS encoding ATP-binding cassette domain-containing protein codes for the protein MPHIIVENLVKTFQIAQRQPGVWGALRGVMHRNYRQITALDGISFAIEPGELIGYIGPNGAGKSTTVKVLSGILVPDSGRCEILGRIPWKERIAHVAQIGVVFGQRTQLWWDLPVIESFDLLRDIYRVDHHQYAQTRDEMIAILDLESLLDIPVRQLSLGQRMRCDLAAALIHHPSILFLDEPTIGLDVVSKLAVRDFIKRLNQERDVTVILTTHDLDDIEALCTRVMVIGQGQILSDGPLENLRARVTTERRLIVDLEGTEDITDPDASVVLRDGHRVHLTFDPDRVATADLIARITAQHPVRDLFVENTPIEEIISRLYAENR
- a CDS encoding iron-sulfur cluster assembly accessory protein, coding for MDITVTDVAQTEITRLINEQEQVITGVRITAEATSPLQANYRLAFVAEGQDTDRDTAIPYDGFDIYIDENSVPYTQDITLDFVDGLMGRGFKIDNPHKVPPHLKGSVAEKIQMVIDEKINPGIAAHGGHVSLVDVKEDTAFLQFGGGCQGCGMVDVTLKQGVEVMIKEAVPEIANIRDITDHAEGTNPYYQTTQ
- a CDS encoding Rrf2 family transcriptional regulator, whose product is MKLSTQEEYGLRCLMQVAQRASETGGSISIPEISRAEGLSTAHVGKLVRLLRLGDLVESVRGQAGGYKLARPASEILISDVLGALGDPFFNDGFCDEHTGYEECCTHSVDCSIRSLWNAIQFVVDQMLDRITLQDLMGDGHQLENHLAHKADELLQVTMP
- a CDS encoding SUF system Fe-S cluster assembly protein, whose amino-acid sequence is MSLLNIFRKDTDAPSNNDSDHTEEVHDIEAPESPPEKSPPEGPIDTEAVKEEIVKALKTVYDPEIPVDIYELGLIYEIKVEEDGNTYVQMTLTAPNCPAAGILPGQVESAARSAEGVYDVKLDLVFDPPWTPERMSEAAKLELGMF
- a CDS encoding SUF system NifU family Fe-S cluster assembly protein gives rise to the protein MMSDLRELYQQLILDHNKNPRNFRVIDPADRFAKGYNPLCGDKVQIYLQLHGDRIKDIGFQGSGCAISKASASLMTETIKGKTLGETETYFKDFQAMLTDPSSNLGLDQMGKLFVFAGVRDYPTRIKCATLSWHALRAAIDNVQTPITTER
- a CDS encoding cysteine desulfurase; translation: MNSPLDILTLQPPEPAVRPAQPFDVRRIRADFPILGQQVQGQPLVYLDNGATAQKPRAVIDALSHYYTDQNANVHRGVHHLSQIATDAYEAARRKVATFINAATDREIIFVRGTTEGINLIAQTFGREQIGEGDEIIITEMEHHSNIVPWWMLCREKGAKLRVIPMNDRGELCMDTYQTLFSSRTKLVSIVHISNVLGTVNPVREIVQIAHAHGVPVHIDGAQAVPHQRVDVRAIGCEFYTFSGHKMFAPTGIGVLYGCETYLDTMPPYQGGGSMIQSVDFDNITYGNLPNKFEAGTPNIAGSIGLGAAIDYLNSIDFDGATKYEANLLEYAHDALRDVPDLNLIGTAERKVGVLSFTLSDIHPHDVGTILDQAGVAVRAGHHCAQPIMKHYDIPAATRASLAFYNTREDIDALVSGLHSVRKIFG
- the sufD gene encoding Fe-S cluster assembly protein SufD, which codes for MTGSKKNTRHTASNHTSWIQKFESSLNGQPLRALRQQAIADFDRLGYPTTADEAWKSVNPSALIRTNFEPAAPATLADAELEPFIYPDLQGIRLVFVNGHYAPEHTSDVPEGITIANLADVYDHPLVKAHLGKLAQTTDLAFTALNTAFMRDGVFIHVQRNITVEAPVHILFITTASEIPTISHPRNLIIADENSQLSLVETYAGTGTETYFTNAVTEIIARDNASVNCIRLELQGTAGLHVANFQAQLGRSSRMTFHDFTLGGAFVRNDVSAYLRGEGSEATVNGFYALEGSQQVDNYTLLEHAEPHCPSHELYKGILGGSSRAIFRGKIHVHQKAQHTDAYQQNENILLSDNARVNTKPQLEIYADEVKCSHGATIGQLDENALFYLQARGIPKTEAKQILLRAFADDIIGRVTLAPVRSHLSDLIDTRLEHIDARDIA